Proteins encoded by one window of Candidatus Sumerlaea chitinivorans:
- a CDS encoding Phage protein, producing MPEVSQVHIDTALTHVSVAYRNGDYIADEVAPRVAVRKQSDKYFVYDPQREMIRQTPDLRSPGAEATEVDFALSSDSYFCEDHALEAAIPDEERENADPPLQPDIDRTELLTEKIALNREIALETLLRTATMIPETSLDPTEHWNDPATDPLQYFQLARESIFQNAQRRANVVVLPYRVFDVLRNHPRIVERIKYTTAGVVTEQLLAQVLDVDRVLVPRAFKNIARKGQPPICVSVWENEVFVLHVPPRPALKQVMAAATFVWTGVGGSVGGWLVERWRENRRKADMIRVQMYYDHKLIAPGAAYRILNVVD from the coding sequence ATGCCTGAAGTCTCGCAAGTGCACATTGACACCGCGCTTACCCACGTAAGTGTGGCCTATCGCAACGGCGATTACATTGCGGATGAGGTTGCGCCACGCGTGGCGGTGCGCAAACAAAGTGACAAGTACTTCGTTTATGATCCACAGCGCGAAATGATCCGCCAGACACCCGATCTGCGCTCGCCTGGAGCGGAGGCCACAGAGGTGGACTTCGCGTTGAGCTCGGATAGCTACTTCTGCGAGGATCACGCGCTCGAGGCCGCCATCCCCGACGAAGAGCGCGAGAACGCCGATCCCCCGCTCCAGCCTGACATCGACCGCACAGAACTACTTACGGAAAAGATCGCGCTCAATCGAGAGATCGCGCTGGAGACCTTGTTGCGCACAGCGACCATGATTCCAGAGACCTCACTGGATCCGACAGAGCACTGGAACGATCCCGCGACGGACCCGCTTCAGTATTTCCAGCTGGCACGCGAGAGCATTTTTCAAAATGCGCAGCGGCGCGCAAACGTGGTGGTGTTGCCGTATCGCGTCTTCGATGTCCTGCGCAATCATCCCCGGATTGTCGAGCGCATCAAGTACACGACCGCCGGCGTCGTGACGGAGCAGCTTCTGGCACAGGTGCTCGACGTGGACCGGGTACTGGTGCCGCGCGCGTTCAAGAACATCGCGCGCAAGGGGCAGCCGCCCATCTGCGTGAGCGTGTGGGAGAACGAGGTGTTCGTTCTCCATGTGCCACCGCGTCCCGCCCTCAAGCAAGTCATGGCCGCCGCGACGTTTGTGTGGACGGGGGTGGGGGGAAGTGTCGGCGGATGGCTTGTGGAGCGCTGGCGCGAAAACCGCCGCAAGGCTGACATGATTCGCGTGCAGATGTACTACGACCACAAGCTAATCGCGCCGGGGGCCGCCTACCGGATTTTGAACGTGGTGGACTAA
- a CDS encoding Phage protein yields the protein MEVFRSGDYGAKGRWTEEDLEVLANDYSPDVLEAPLTFDHARSGPAFGWVTRLRRVGDRLVATLSGVPEVVRELVRQGAYKKRSVELIRKFAPTGRPYLRAVTLLGAASPEVKGLRDVVFDEQAEIVCFEDAESGASAPDDNNGRADLEQQVTQLRRALRRKSLEVVLARVPKGSKRISPEGAQLLLAFVDALEPDATISYRGHEIGVEEWFEHYLTCGELEQPVEGELASFAGTVASSPVLSFGEQVDPLSVELHEQARALQASQPNLGYAEALSRVAGRAGGSRSSHARRSAKA from the coding sequence ATGGAAGTGTTCCGATCGGGCGATTACGGGGCGAAGGGGCGTTGGACCGAAGAGGATCTCGAGGTCTTGGCAAACGACTATTCGCCCGACGTTCTGGAAGCGCCCCTCACTTTTGACCACGCGCGGAGTGGTCCGGCGTTCGGCTGGGTCACGCGTCTGCGCAGAGTTGGCGATCGTCTCGTCGCCACACTTTCGGGTGTTCCGGAGGTCGTCCGTGAGTTAGTGCGCCAAGGCGCCTACAAGAAGCGTAGCGTGGAGCTGATCCGTAAATTCGCACCCACGGGCCGACCGTACCTGCGAGCTGTCACCCTTTTGGGCGCTGCGAGTCCCGAGGTGAAAGGTCTGCGCGATGTCGTATTCGATGAGCAGGCAGAGATTGTGTGTTTTGAGGACGCCGAAAGTGGGGCAAGTGCGCCTGACGACAATAACGGTCGCGCGGATCTCGAGCAACAAGTCACCCAGCTGCGTCGTGCGTTGCGACGGAAAAGCCTCGAGGTGGTCTTGGCGCGTGTTCCGAAGGGGAGCAAGCGCATTTCGCCCGAGGGAGCGCAACTGCTGCTGGCGTTTGTGGACGCACTCGAACCTGACGCCACCATCTCGTACCGTGGGCATGAGATCGGGGTGGAGGAGTGGTTTGAGCATTATCTGACGTGTGGCGAGCTGGAGCAGCCCGTCGAGGGCGAGCTCGCGTCCTTCGCCGGGACGGTTGCATCGTCGCCGGTGTTAAGTTTCGGCGAACAGGTGGATCCGCTGAGCGTGGAGCTCCACGAGCAAGCCCGGGCGCTCCAAGCGTCGCAGCCAAACCTCGGCTACGCCGAGGCCCTGAGTCGCGTGGCAGGACGGGCCGGAGGATCGAGAAGCTCGCACGCACGTCGAAGCGCAAAAGCTTAA